In a genomic window of Methanocalculus alkaliphilus:
- the nifB gene encoding nitrogenase cofactor biosynthesis protein NifB, producing the protein MTDEGYQTATVQGKEIPYDPETLRRIRDHPCFSEKACHKSGRAHLAVAPKCNIQCNYCVRDFDCVNESRPGVTSEVLSPGEGLARVREILDKFPYVKVIGIAGPGEPLANPETLETMRLIHENYPHLILCISTNGLVLPDIIDDLVKYDAYNLTVTLNAVDPEIGAKIYSHVIYKGKKYEGVEGAKLLLEQQLKGIRMAVERKMIVKINTVYIPGINDDHIPEIAKVVGSMGVFNFNIIPLIPQYKFADITPPTPAMKRAMHDRCAPYVKQMKHCQRCRADAVGKLGQDVQSSLSSPCGAEKEE; encoded by the coding sequence ATGACGGATGAGGGTTATCAGACAGCAACTGTTCAGGGAAAGGAGATCCCCTATGATCCCGAGACACTCCGGAGGATCAGGGATCACCCCTGCTTTTCAGAGAAGGCATGCCATAAATCGGGCAGAGCCCACCTTGCAGTTGCTCCAAAGTGTAATATTCAGTGCAACTACTGTGTCCGTGACTTTGACTGTGTCAACGAATCCCGGCCAGGTGTCACGAGTGAGGTGTTATCCCCCGGGGAGGGGCTTGCCCGGGTGCGCGAGATACTGGACAAGTTTCCGTATGTCAAGGTGATCGGGATCGCAGGGCCTGGTGAGCCCCTTGCCAATCCTGAGACGCTTGAGACGATGCGGCTCATTCATGAGAACTACCCTCATCTGATCCTCTGTATCAGTACAAACGGGCTTGTCCTTCCGGATATTATTGACGACCTCGTCAAATATGATGCGTATAATCTGACGGTCACCCTGAATGCAGTCGATCCAGAGATAGGGGCAAAGATCTACTCCCATGTCATCTATAAAGGAAAGAAGTATGAGGGTGTTGAGGGTGCGAAGCTCCTTCTTGAGCAGCAGTTGAAGGGCATACGGATGGCTGTTGAGCGGAAGATGATCGTCAAGATCAATACGGTATATATTCCCGGTATAAATGACGATCACATTCCCGAGATTGCAAAGGTTGTCGGATCGATGGGGGTCTTCAACTTCAATATCATCCCGCTCATCCCACAGTACAAATTTGCTGATATCACTCCTCCGACCCCTGCAATGAAACGGGCGATGCATGATCGGTGCGCACCATATGTCAAACAGATGAAGCACTGCCAGCGGTGCAGGGCGGATGCTGTCGGAAAGCTCGGCCAGGATGTCCAGTCCTCCCTCTCCAGCCCATGTGGCGCAGAGAAGGAGGAATGA